The region caaagtatataaaatacatgAACCATGTATGTGGCTTAGAGAATAATGGCTTACAAAAGCGGGCATTACACGACAAGCATATACCGCAAAAAAACCTGGACAGCATTTCATATCCTGGTGCCCCCTGAATAAAAGACTGCCTCTTGAAAGATGAAGGAGAACTCCACACTGGTTAATTTTTCCACCACTTGTGAAGAAATAGAGACTGACTGTTTGACCAAGAGTTATATTTTCACTCACTTTGTAAAGCAGCTTCTTGGTTTGATGATAATGCATTTTGTTAGTAAACCTGCAAAAGAACCGTCACAGAACAAAGTATTCAGGAGATGTTTTCAGGGTCGTGACATCAGGTGTCTGCTACTTTTTTATGTCTGAGAGTCAAGGAACACTTTTATAAACTTGACTTTGTGTTGCTCCTCTGGGATTTTATGGAAGTTATTTTGgggtttattattaattttctatTAACATAGAACCAAACAGTAAGATGAGACAAAACATAACAAGTTCATTTTTTACAGAATGACACTGAcccaaaaataaatcatttcgTGGCAACATTAAATGAAGCTCAagatgaaaaaatgtcaaaaatccAGCTAAATTAGCCATGAGTGACTcaacacctcccactgtcactAGTGCTTCATGATTCATGAGAGAGAAAGTaacacagaaatgtaaaataaattgacTAACAAGTCTATGTTCATTTAACCACAAATTATAACttgaaacagagaaaaaacactTAAGAGTgctgtattttaaaaacaaacaaacataaaaacactaaTATGAATACTTTAATGCTTCACTGATGCCCAGATCATCACTAGTAAATGAATGACTAATGAAGAACCAAGACATGAATTAATGACAAATCCAATGAGGAGTCCATCTGATCAAGAGACTGGGTCATGCAAGAATTGCTACTTGTTAAGTCtgtgattaaataaatttaaattaacatgATTAATTTATACCAGCAATTCATGCAGTGATTACACTGATTTGTGTTAAAGCTAATAACCACatacatgtaaatatgtttttaatgatcAGTCCATAGACATCAGTATTCTTACTAATAGCGATGCTCATGTCATTAATTATATGTTTTAAATGAACTGAAACAGCAATTTCTTGGGATGCTCGCAGTGACATCATTTGTACAGTATGATCAGTCTTATTCTACATGTTTTAACTCTTAGCTAGAGCACACTGGTCACAGTCCATCTCCACAATTATGTTTACCTGGAAACTAATTCAGTTACAATTCAATTAGAgctttttttgtacattttcaaaGAGGTTAATTGCTATCCTGCTATCTCCAGGTTTCACTGGctctgtctcctcctcatccaATCAAAACGTTTCCACCTATACATAAACAAATCATTTACAAGCTATCAAACTTTAAATGCTCTCTGTTAAGATGAGAAATTACACTACTTCACTGTATGATTTTTATGAAATTGTGCCAACATGCTGTGTCTGAATGTGATGCAGAAAGatgtgaaaaaagaagaagtatttATTCAATGACTTCAGGGACAAAACCTGACAATTATAGCGACATTGAATtaaatacaaagacatacaagaCATCAAGACAAAGCAAACAATTATATGTGAAGTCACAGGCAACACGCTGAAAGGAACTAAAaacgagatttttttttcttcagtgaacACTATAAAGGACAGTGTAAAGAAGTTGGTTGACTTCTCTacttttttctgtgcaacatCATGAACTACTaaaagcatccatccatccatccatccatccatccatccatccatccatccattttcttccgctatATCCGCGGCagtgggtcgcggggagctgcagcctatccgagctggcatagggcgtgaggtgggggacattCTGGACACTCCGGCATGCGGCGCCGCCCCAACAATTCAATTCAAGACCTTTGAATGACTATTTTATAGTTTGGCAGCTGATCAACAAATTGATTATGGACTACTAAGTACTCATCAGGTGCATTCAATCCGTATTTATTGTGGTGGCGTTGTGGTCCTGAATCTGTTCCATCTGAGgacgtctgtgtggagtttgtgtgcTCTTCCAGTCGTTGTGAGTTCGCTCCGGCCTTCTCCAGCTTTTAATAGGATCAGTGACTCTGGATGTATTTTAGGTGTgaattgttgtttgtctttctgtcctatGATAAATACGGTGTTCCCCTCTGACCTCGTGCGTGGGACAGGCAACAGCAAACCTGAACAGAATTAgagttttaaagaaaattgATAGATGgatttcatatatttctgagaCAAAGGAACAAGTGAGGAATAGCTActttattattgacattttttaaaatctgaatgaACAGATTATGGTGGAAGGAATTAGCAAATCATTTCTGACAGcaacaaaaagtaaaacatttagtATGGTAGACCATATCAATTTTGTAAGCATAAAGCATTCagctgagaattttttttttttttattgaatcagAAAACAATTGGTAAGAATAAGCAGGGTTTCTTTTTTCCAAGTGAATGCAATTAATCTCTGTTTCACATATTGAAAAGTTTTTCAAATAACATTTTCGCCTAAGTTGCGTAAAGTATGATTTGAGGATTATTTCTTTCTCCACTACAAAAATTTATGAAGCAAAAATAAtacttgtgtttttaataaaacttCTAGATTTGCTCTTAAATTATTGCACCAATtctgttttgacattttgttttagtTCAATAAATTCTTGAACTTACCAAGCAAACCTTTGCTAACTACATGCAGGACAatgacagacattaaaaaatgtcagaGATCCAGTCAAAGATCCTTGTGACACCCCTGTTTGAATTCAGTTACAACAAATCGTTCTACTGTCAGGAGCAACATTGACTGAATTACGTCAagtctttattcattttatattttctatataGTTCAAACGAGTGACTCTTTAAGTGCCGGGACACAACTGTTTATCCAGCAGCGAGGACATTTCTATCCAGGAAAGGTCCCACTGCACTTCTGTTGTATCTTGCTTGGTTGCTGGAAGCTCCAACGCTGGCTGATCTCCTCTAGAAACAGGCCAACAACTACGGGTGCAAATCATCTGGTACCTTCACATGAATATAACAATCAGTAAAGCATTTACTCAGCTGCCACTTTCAATTGTGAATGCTGCCAAAAGTAGATATCTGTCAAGAGATATTAGAGAGCGGGAAGTGTGCTGACAATTTGATTGATAATGTGACTAACCTGTAGCGACACACTAACCAAACAGTTAGAGGAATGAGGAACAAAAGCACAAGTATGCATGAGACTGTCCATTTCCAGGAGCCTGATGAAGAGAAAAAGTTGCATTAGTATGATTGTATCAGGATCAGACCAGAGTTACAAATACTGGACACATACAGATGAACAACTTCATTACATCCCTGTTAAATGATGACTCATTATGTTCATCTTTGCTCTTATCAGAAATGGATGTCGTGGATGTCAAGCTCATGTGAAATGATCGCATTaacaaaaggaaatgttttaCCGCTCCAGGCTCCAGTCCCATTTGTTGGAGTGAAGTCACCTTAAACAATAACGATGGACATTTGTCATTGATCAACAACACAGACTAAGATCTTATCCTAAATGGAATTATAATCACAAAGCTGACCTTGGGCCGCTCTTACTGACAACCAACTTTCTGGACTTTCCATCTTTCTGTCCTGGGATGCACACTTGTAAAATCCTTCATCGTCCTGTGTCACATTCTCAATTGTCATCTTTATCATTCTGTCTGAAGATGAGGAACTGTGAGTGAAGACTTCTGCACCATTTTTAAAGAAGGTTGTGTTACGCTGGTTGTCTGTAGAGTACTGACAATGCAAGACCACTTCTTCACCCTCGAGAACAGGGAAGGCAGGAATCTTCATGATAATGGTTCCAGCTGTTGGGCAAAACAAATGCTGTGGACAAACTGCTTTACAATTATGTTTCTCTTCTAATCATACTCCTGAACACGGGACTGAATACATCCCTGTTAAATGGAACTCACCGCTTACTGTGATGCTGACTCCATTGCTGCGACCTTTGGCACCTTCACACCAGTACAACCCACTGCTTCCACTGACAGCAGTGAACACACAGGCTCCAGACTTCTCTGCACTAACAACCCCCCCAAGTGGTGAACACTGATCTACGTAGGGTAGTCTTTTCCTCGCTGTCCGTCCCAGGGAGAACTGCCTCAGCATCCAATCCGATGACTTGGACTGAGACACGGGACACTGCAAAGTGAAAAGCTCCCCTTTGAAGAACTGCCTGGTGCTGGGAGTTAAAGTCAGTGAGGGAGGGGGTAGCTCTGAAGGAGAGGACGAGACAAGTGGAGGAGAAGAACAGCAGAAAGAGAAGACAGTCAGATGAGGTGTTTCGTACTGTTTGCACAGGCAATTCTTGACTCTGGAGGGACTGAGTCAAATCAGCCCATCACTTCCTTGTTTCTCTCCTTCAGCAGGAGTCAAAACCAACCACATCAAATGTTGCATGGTGGCTAGAAGGAGCCTGACCTCTAGGCCACACATAGAGAGACAACCACttaccacacactcacacctacagacatattgttcacctaagctgcatgtttttagatgtgggaggaagccggagaacctggagagaacccacacagacacggagagaacatgcaaacttcacacagaaaggaattgaacccgaAACCTTCTTGCAATGAGGcaaacagtgctacccactgcaccaccgagTCACCCCGGTTTGTAGTTGTCATTGCAAAATGTAACCAGTGTTTGTTTGGGGGGAAAGCTGTCCAAAATGTGTTTATGGGTTTCCCTGGTGTGTCTCTCCACATGGTTCACGCCTGAGTAAACTTTTCACCTTGATtgcaagaaaatatttctttgccTATTACAACAGCACATCCTCATCACTCCCTGCAGAAATATTGAGGTGATGAGTACACATCTGAAACCCCTggctcatgttttgtttttgtttttgtttttttactcataTGGGCCTAGAATGTGTGCTCTTGTTGTTagtattgtctttttttctttttttttttaactgtgacCAACACATATCACATAGAATTAGatctttttaaattgacatGTGTGCCTCTTGTTGATCAGGTGAATGTGAACAGTCAAAACATAAAGCACATGTCTAATGCAAAAGCCAGGAATGTGTTACAGCATGCAAACCCaaacataaatttaattttataccaAAGACATTCTTATAgaagaataataataactgaAAGAAATAATCGACCAGCTTGAGAATTTAACTGGATACTAATGAAGACACACTTGAACACATTTTCATAGAGGATACTAGACCacaagaaaaatgaataaagaaaatgcattctGACTTTCTATTatggtgaaaaaaaaccaaataatCACTCAAACTATAGTGGAAATTTTGAAGTATGGATGTCTTATCAGGTGACAGAGAGTTAAGCAATAATACGTCACTACATTCATTTGAAGATTTCAGTCAGGTTTGTATAAATGTTGTGGTCACCATAGCAGCAGATGTGTGTTCAAACTTTCTGGTGATTACTGGAGGAACCTGATCCCTCACTGCAGAGCTCACAGCTCCTATTCCTTACCTGACACACTGATTGTGGTCAGCTGGCTAAGGAGCACCACAGAGGTGTTGTTGTTCTGCCTTCCCTCCGCTCGGCAGCTGTAGCTGCCCGCATCCTTCCTTGTTACTGCGATGATGGAGTAGGTGTCACTGGAGACCAGGTGCCTGGGGTTCGGGGTTGCTGCGGCATCTAGTTTGTGCCTGAACCATTGGTAGCTCCACATAAAACTGGAGTTTGACCTCACTGTGCACTgcagcaacacacactcaccaagGTAGATGTGTGACCCCGGAGGCCACACGAGCACACTGACTTTCACAGTCTCTGCAGGAGGACAAGGACTTCATTAtggctttctctttttcttgtgtgtgtgtgtgtgtttgtatacagGTGTGTGCCATTTGTGTATGCCTTAACAATCTTCAGTACCTTCTGATGTCGAGACTTGGAGGTCAAACGCAGCTACACCTGAAATACGGAGAGATTGCTTCACACAAACAGCTCACACGCCCACACATCTCCTTATGGCCTCATGTGCTACCACAGCTTGTTCCTGCCACATTGGTGTCAGTTTGGTTTGTCAACAGTCTGCTCTGATAATCAGGAGTTACATGTATTAGCATGAATACCACAGACACCTCAGATGGTTTGCCCCCACACGGTGACACACAAGTCAGTCGTGGCCCACTGGTGATTTTGAAATATATAACAAAGAAATTCAAAGGAGTTTATCTCTGCGGGAGATTTTATGCATGTATCACCATCAAACTAGTGTATTGAAGACATGCCAACATTCTCACACAGAGTCACAGCACGGCTACACAACGTGAGAGAAAGGAGCTCTTCCTGCTCCTTAATGAGACTGTCAGACTGTTATCATTCTCATGGGATGGAAGGAATGAACACTCGTTTGTTGTATTTCCTGTTAGATAACGTACAAAGAGAACGGTGCAATGAAGAAATACATCCATAGTCTCCCAGTTTATAATCAATGGCTGTCAGGGATGGAATATTCAGCATAATAATTTGGCCACCTTGTTCAAATAATTTGCATTAACCCTGCTCACATTTTGGCTGTGcacatcattttcatttatcacTATCTGAGCATCCTAGCTTCAGGCTAACAGTCCAGTCAAATATATAAGCCTGCATGCCATACCGATATGCTGATACAGTATCTGCATCAAGTACAAGAGTGCAGCTTTAGGTGTAGATCAGCAAAGCACTGACAGCTGGACTCAGACGGAATTTTCTCCACAAGCTATTGGATGAAGATCTTGATATTTTTCTACTATGCGTTCATAGAAGCGTCTGGTGTGAATGCAGGAAATCATTACACCCTCTAAACTATTGCAGTATCGTACACCAGTGTACGACCTACTATCCATTTCTTTTGTAGGAGATGAACAACGTCCAGCGTCAACTTAGCATCACCATCAAAAACTccaaaaaaataagatttaaagaaaaatctaaaTACAACAATGTTTATTGTAATTAATTTGTGTAAAACATTTGGAATGTTTCATTTTGACAGATATTCAAGACGTAAAATGATCACATACATATCAATGTCTAGAAACCAGCCTTCATTTTGATGTCAAGGGAAATAAAATGCAGGCTGGTGTCATTTAATCAGATTTTATTGGTGTTACTCACACAGCAGTGAAGAGATAAAGACGATGTTCATTGTGTTGAATGTCCAAAATTAGACGTACAGCATCTCTGTAATCCGttattaaaaagatgaaacatgaCAGTAATGAGATTTTGTAAGATTTCTACCACTTTCCGACCACTTGAGGAGGAGTCTG is a window of Antennarius striatus isolate MH-2024 chromosome 7, ASM4005453v1, whole genome shotgun sequence DNA encoding:
- the LOC137599089 gene encoding uncharacterized protein isoform X2 translates to MNIVFISSLLCVAAFDLQVSTSEETVKVSVLVWPPGSHIYLGECVLLQCTVRSNSSFMWSYQWFRHKLDAAATPNPRHLVSSDTYSIIAVTRKDAGSYSCRAEGRQNNNTSVVLLSQLTTISVSELPPPSLTLTPSTRQFFKGELFTLQCPVSQSKSSDWMLRQFSLGRTARKRLPYVDQCSPLGGVVSAEKSGACVFTAVSGSSGLYWCEGAKGRSNGVSITVSAGTIIMKIPAFPVLEGEEVVLHYRMIKMTIENVTQDDEGFYKCASQDRKMESPESWLSVRAAQGDFTPTNGTGAWSGSWKWTVSCILVLLFLIPLTVWLVCRYRYQMICTRSCWPVSRGDQPALELPATKQDTTEVQWDLSWIEMSSLLDKQLCPGT
- the LOC137599089 gene encoding Fc receptor-like A isoform X1, giving the protein MNIVFISSLLCVAAFDLQVSTSEETVKVSVLVWPPGSHIYLGECVLLQCTVRSNSSFMWSYQWFRHKLDAAATPNPRHLVSSDTYSIIAVTRKDAGSYSCRAEGRQNNNTSVVLLSQLTTISVSELPPPSLTLTPSTRQFFKGELFTLQCPVSQSKSSDWMLRQFSLGRTARKRLPYVDQCSPLGGVVSAEKSGACVFTAVSGSSGLYWCEGAKGRSNGVSITVSAGTIIMKIPAFPVLEGEEVVLHCQYSTDNQRNTTFFKNGAEVFTHSSSSSDRMIKMTIENVTQDDEGFYKCASQDRKMESPESWLSVRAAQGDFTPTNGTGAWSGSWKWTVSCILVLLFLIPLTVWLVCRYRYQMICTRSCWPVSRGDQPALELPATKQDTTEVQWDLSWIEMSSLLDKQLCPGT
- the LOC137599089 gene encoding putative high affinity immunoglobulin gamma Fc receptor IB isoform X3; the encoded protein is MNIVFISSLLCVAAFDLQVSTSEETVKVSVLVWPPGSHIYLELPPPSLTLTPSTRQFFKGELFTLQCPVSQSKSSDWMLRQFSLGRTARKRLPYVDQCSPLGGVVSAEKSGACVFTAVSGSSGLYWCEGAKGRSNGVSITVSAGTIIMKIPAFPVLEGEEVVLHCQYSTDNQRNTTFFKNGAEVFTHSSSSSDRMIKMTIENVTQDDEGFYKCASQDRKMESPESWLSVRAAQGDFTPTNGTGAWSGSWKWTVSCILVLLFLIPLTVWLVCRYRYQMICTRSCWPVSRGDQPALELPATKQDTTEVQWDLSWIEMSSLLDKQLCPGT